The following coding sequences are from one Sporomusaceae bacterium window:
- the yihA gene encoding ribosome biogenesis GTP-binding protein YihA/YsxC — protein MSTTAATPNVVGARYLASAVRADQYPEGDFAEVAFIGRSNVGKSSLINSLCRHGGLARISATPGKTQTINFYSVALKYSEEERRQFLLVDLPGYGYARTGRATRRQWTKFIDEFLAASPRLRLVCQLVDSRHPPMDSDKDAYRRLAELGRPVQVVATKTDKLSRQAAKKNVAVIRAGLALPEGANVIAYSATDGTGRSELLDVISQILLK, from the coding sequence ATGAGCACGACGGCGGCGACGCCGAATGTTGTGGGCGCCCGCTACCTGGCGTCCGCCGTGCGGGCCGACCAGTACCCGGAGGGGGACTTTGCCGAGGTGGCTTTTATCGGCCGCTCGAATGTGGGCAAGTCGTCGCTGATCAATTCCCTCTGCCGCCACGGCGGCCTCGCCCGGATCAGCGCCACTCCCGGCAAGACGCAGACGATCAATTTTTATTCCGTGGCCCTCAAGTACAGCGAGGAGGAGCGGCGCCAGTTCCTGCTGGTCGACCTGCCGGGCTACGGCTACGCCCGCACCGGCCGGGCGACGCGCCGCCAGTGGACGAAGTTCATCGACGAGTTTCTGGCCGCGTCGCCGCGGCTGAGGCTGGTCTGCCAACTGGTCGACAGCCGCCACCCGCCGATGGACAGCGACAAGGACGCTTACCGGCGGCTGGCCGAGCTCGGCCGGCCGGTGCAGGTGGTGGCTACCAAGACGGACAAGCTTTCCCGCCAGGCGGCGAAGAAGAATGTGGCTGTTATCCGCGCCGGCCTGGCGCTGCCGGAAGGCGCGAATGTCATCGCCTACTCGGCGACGGACGGAACGGGGCGGAGCGAGCTCCTTGACGTAATCAGCCAGATTTTGCTAAAATGA
- a CDS encoding AsnC family transcriptional regulator, which produces MLNDFDKQLLNIIQSDIPLVSRPFAVLAERLGADEATVIERLRFLRENGFIRRIGPFFDSARLGYVSTLVALAVEPDDLPAVAAAVNAYPGVTHNYEREGAYNLWFALLSPNMAAQERVLAAVGGLPGIKRLLNLPATKKFKVNVRFTLE; this is translated from the coding sequence ATGCTTAACGACTTCGACAAGCAACTGCTGAATATCATCCAGAGCGATATTCCGCTGGTTTCCCGTCCGTTCGCGGTCCTGGCCGAGCGCCTCGGCGCCGACGAGGCGACGGTTATCGAACGCCTGCGGTTCCTGCGGGAAAACGGTTTTATCCGCCGCATCGGCCCGTTTTTCGACTCGGCCCGGCTGGGTTATGTGAGCACGCTGGTGGCGCTGGCGGTCGAGCCGGACGATTTGCCGGCGGTGGCCGCGGCGGTGAACGCCTATCCCGGCGTGACCCATAACTACGAGCGCGAGGGGGCCTATAATCTGTGGTTCGCGCTTCTCAGCCCGAATATGGCCGCTCAGGAGCGGGTGCTGGCCGCCGTCGGCGGTCTGCCGGGCATAAAGCGGCTGCTTAATCTGCCGGCGACGAAGAAATTCAAGGTTAATGTGCGTTTTACGCTGGAGTAG